Below is a genomic region from Deinococcus koreensis.
CATGGCGAGGCGCCCGCGCCCCGGCCGGTGCCCCCGGCGGATCAGCAGGACGTGGCCGCTGCGGGTGATCACGGCGTCGGTGGTCACGAAGACCGGCGCAAAGGGCGCACTCTGCCACGCCGCGCGGTACTCGCGCAGGTAGTCGTATTCGGCGCGCAGGTCGGCGTACTCGGCCGTCTCCTGGAAGCGGGTCATGAAGTCGTGGACGGCGGGGGGCACCATGCCCCGCACGTCGTCCAGGCGGCCCTCGAAGTAGGCGCGGCGCACGTCGGTGGCCGACAGCTCGCTCACCACATGGGTGGGAATGAACTCCCAGCTCGGAAACGAGCGCAGGTAGTACGAACTCTCGTCCTTGATGTGGCCGATCAGGGCGATGTCGCTGCTGCCCCGCGTGTGGTGCTGCACGCCGCGCTGCACCTCGCTGAGCCACAGCGCCTCGTTGTAGAAGTAGTCGCGCACGTGCACGAACAGCACGCGCGTTTTCGGCACCCCCGCCGCCCGCAGCATCTCCAGCGTGACCTCCTGACGTTCCTCGGCGGTGAACGGATTTTTGGTGTTGCGCGCCGCGCGGGCCGAGCCGATCACCACGATCAGCTTCTGCACGCTCTGCAGCGCCTCCAGCATCACCAGCAGATGCGCCTGGTGCGGGGGCTCGAAGCGGCCGATATACACCCCGAAGGTGCGCCGACGCCGGGCCGGGCCGGGGGGCGGAGCCGAACCGGCGCTCAGGGCTGGATCGGTCGGCGCAGACTCGAGCGGGGCGGGCATGGTTCTCATCTTCACTCGCCTGATGAA
It encodes:
- a CDS encoding bifunctional nicotinamide-nucleotide adenylyltransferase/Nudix hydroxylase; amino-acid sequence: MPAPLESAPTDPALSAGSAPPPGPARRRRTFGVYIGRFEPPHQAHLLVMLEALQSVQKLIVVIGSARAARNTKNPFTAEERQEVTLEMLRAAGVPKTRVLFVHVRDYFYNEALWLSEVQRGVQHHTRGSSDIALIGHIKDESSYYLRSFPSWEFIPTHVVSELSATDVRRAYFEGRLDDVRGMVPPAVHDFMTRFQETAEYADLRAEYDYLREYRAAWQSAPFAPVFVTTDAVITRSGHVLLIRRGHRPGRGRLAMPGGFLEQDETLLACAVREVREETGLSVSIDLGAQLRATQVFDYPDRSLRGRTVTHAFHFDLGIGQLPTLHGGSDASEALWLPLSEALAHPELFFEDHHAIIEHFLMRG